In the Schaalia hyovaginalis genome, GCGTCGCAGCCGATGACGACGCGGGGTTCGCGCTCGGTTTGAGTCTTGAGGTAGGCGGCGAGGCCCGCGGTCGCGCGGATGACGACGGCGAGGTTCATCCGGGATTCACCCGGACCGATCTCGCCGCGCAGACCCGCGGTGCCGAACTCGAGGGGCCCGTTCATGGCGGCCCGCAGTTCGGCCAGGGCGCTCTCGTCGCCCGCCGAAGCGGCCTCGACGGAAGCGAGGAGCGCCGAGGAGGTCTGGCCGTCCGGGTCATGGGCGGCCCATTCGCGGGCCGTCGCGAGAAGCTGATCGTTCATCGCCTCACTCCTCGATGCCCTCGAGGATCGCGACCGTCGCCGATACGCCGAGGCGCGAGGCTCCGGCCTCGATCATGGCGAGCGCGGTCGCGGCATCGCGGATCCCGCCCGAGGCCTTGACGCCGAGGCGGTCGCCGACCGTTTCGCGCATGAGCTTGACGGCGTGCACCGAGGCGCCACCGGCGGGGTGGAAGCCGGTGGAGGTCTTCACGAAGTCGGCCCCCGCGTTCTCGGAGGCGCGGCAGGCCATGACGATCTCCTCGTCGGTCAGGGCCGCGGACTCGATGATGACCTTGAGGACGCGCGGCGCGGGGACAGCGTCGCGCACGGCGCGGATCTCGGCTTCGAGCTCGGCCTCGCGGCCTTCTTTCACGAGGGCGATGTTGATGACCATGTCGACTTCGTCGGCGCCGTCCTCAACGGCGCGCGCGGCTTCGGCGGCCTTGATCTCGGGCTTGACGGCGCCCGAGGGGAAGCCCGCGACGCAGGCGACCATGAGGCCCTCGGGGGTCTCGAGGGGCAGCATGGAGGGCGAGACGCACACCGAGTAGGTGCCGAGCTCGGCGCCCTGGGCGACGAGAGCCGCGACATCGGCGGCGGTCGCCTCCGGCTTGAGGAGGGTGTGGTCGATCATCTGGGCGACTTCGGTCTTCTTCATGGTGGTGCCTTCCTCAGATCTGCGCCAGGGGCAGCGCGAGTTCCATCATCTGGGTGAACGCGGTCTCGCGTTCCTTTGCGGTTGTGGCTTCGCCCGTGACGAGCGAGTCCGAGACTGTGAACATGCCGAGCGCTTCGACGCCGGCGTGCGC is a window encoding:
- the deoC gene encoding deoxyribose-phosphate aldolase; amino-acid sequence: MKKTEVAQMIDHTLLKPEATAADVAALVAQGAELGTYSVCVSPSMLPLETPEGLMVACVAGFPSGAVKPEIKAAEAARAVEDGADEVDMVINIALVKEGREAELEAEIRAVRDAVPAPRVLKVIIESAALTDEEIVMACRASENAGADFVKTSTGFHPAGGASVHAVKLMRETVGDRLGVKASGGIRDAATALAMIEAGASRLGVSATVAILEGIEE